From a single Phragmites australis chromosome 7, lpPhrAust1.1, whole genome shotgun sequence genomic region:
- the LOC133924082 gene encoding F-box protein At5g50450-like, translated as MRTRRGACYPCHSAAAGEGPEVHRRKRRRTAAGAPAGFGVLGDMFEELPDDLVVSILADVAASAGSPADLAGAMLTCKRFRELGQSRVVLARASPRCVAVPAKAWSDEAHRFLQRCADAGNLEACYLLGMIRFYCLGSRGSGAALMAAAAVGGHREALYSLAVIQFNGSGGSKDDRDLRAGAALCARAASLGHVDALRELGHCLQDGYGVLRSVLDGRRLLIQANARELAAAVTASASLLRAGTGNNGGKASRRHSCLLSDFGCRAAAAAAGETHAANRFLVDWFASRPLAASAVGAVAGTPSAAEDDGAGAGDLRLCSHALCGRPETRRHEFRRCSVCGVVNYCSRACQALHWKMAHKAECTPMERWLDAAANANAAAGDVAVAAPAP; from the exons ATGAGGACGAGGCGCGGCGCGTGCTACCCCTGCCACTCGGCAGCGGCGGGCGAGGGGCCAGAGGTGCACCGCCGGAAGAGGCGCCGGACGGCGGCCGGCGCTCCCGCGGGGTTCGGTGTCCTCGGAGACATGTTTGAGGAGCTCCCTGACGATCTTGTGGTGTCCATACTGGCCGACGTCGCGGCGTCCGCCGGCTCGCCAGCCGACCTCGCCGGCGCCATGCTCAC GTGCAAGCGATTCAGGGAACTTGGGCAGAGCAGGGTGGTGCTCGCCAGGGCGTCGCCGCGGTGCGTCGCCGTGCCGGCAAAAGCCTGGTCGGACGAGGCTCACCGGTTCTTGCAGCGCTGTGCGGATGCCGGCAACCTCGAAGCCTGCTACCTCCTTGGCATG ATCCGGTTCTACTGCCTGGGGAGCCGTGGGTCCGGGGCGGCgctgatggcggcggcggcagtgggCGGCCACCGGGAGGCGCTGTATTCGCTGGCCGTCATCCAGttcaacggcagcggcggcagcaaGGACGaccgcgacctccgcgcgggcgcGGCGCTGTGTGCGCGCGCGGCGTCGCTGGGCCACGTGGACGCGCTCCGCGAGCTtgggcactgccttcaagacgGCTACGGCGTGCTCCGCTCCGTGCTGGACGGGCGCCGCCTCCTCATCCAGGCCAACGCCCGCGAGCTTGCCGCCGCGGTCACTGCGTCGGCCTCGCTGCTCCGCGCCGGCACCGGAAACAACGGAGGCAAGGCGTCGCGGCGCCACTCGTGCCTGCTCAGCGACTTCGGGTGCCGCgctgcggccgcggcggcgggcgaGACGCACGCGGCCAACCGGTTCCTGGTGGACTGGTTCGCGTCGCGGCCTCTAGCAGCCTCCGCCGTCGGAGCTGTGGCCGGGACCCCCTCAGCGGCGGAAgacgacggcgccggcgccggcgacctGCGGCTGTGCTCGCACGCGCTGTGCGGGCGCCCGGAGACGCGGCGGCACGAGTTCCGGCGGTGTTCGGTGTGCGGCGTGGTGAACTACTGCTCGCGCGCGTGCCAGGCGCTGCACTGGAAGATGGCGCACAAGGCGGAGTGCACGCCCATGGAAAGGTGGCTCGACGCCGCCGCCAACGCCAATGCCGCTGCGGGGGACGTCGCCGTGGCAGCCCCGGCGCCGTGA